CTGATGGTCGATGCCGGCCTCATCGTGCTGGTCTCCTTTATCTCGCCGTTCCGCTCCGAGCGTTTGATGGCGCGCGAGCTGGTGGGCGAAGGCGAGTTCGTCGAGATCTTCGTCGACACGCCGCTCGCCGTCGCCGAAAGCCGCGACGTGAAGGGCCTCTATGCCAAGGCAAGGCGGGGCGAGATCAAGAACTTCACCGGGATCGATTCCGATTATGAAGTGCCGCAGAGACCTGAGCTGCGTCTCGACACGACGACGCTCTCCTCCGAACAGGCGGCCCAGCAGATCATCAGCCATCTCACCGACGCCGGCCGGCTCTCACCCGATAGCTCCGTCAACGGAGCGGACTCGCAATGACCAGCGGCGGTTCCATCCGCTTCACCTGGCTGAACGGGCCTGATATCGCTCGCCTCGCCATGACGGATGGGGAGATACTGGCGGCGGTCGAAGGCGGCCTTCTGGCGCAAGGTCGCGGCCAGACGGTGATCGAACCGCGCATGCATTTGACGCCCGATCCCGCATTTCGCGGCCATTTCAACGTGCTGCGCGGCTATGTGGCGCCGCTGTCGCTCGCCGGCGTCAAGATCGTCGGCGATTATGTCGACAACTGGCAGAAGGGGCTGCCGTCAGAAATGGCCCTTCTCAATCTGTTCGATCCGCGGACCGGCATGCCGGTCGCCATTCTCGATGCCACCGCCATCACCGAGATGCGCACCGGCGCCTTGACCGCGCTCGGCGCCCGGCATCTGGCGCGGAAAGACTCGAAGATTCTGGGTCACGTCGGCGCCCGCGGCACCTCCTACTGGAACATACGGCTCCTCGACCATCTCTTCAGCTTCGATGAAATCCGCGTCCATTCGCGCCGCAAGGAGAGTCGCGAGGCTTTCGCCGAGACGCTCGCGCGTGATCTCGGCAAGAAAATCATCGTCACCGAGGATTGGCGAAACTGCCTCGAAGGCGCCGACATCATGGTCGAGGCCTCGCGCCTCGAAACCCGTGAGGAGACCTTCAAGACGTCCTGGATCGGCAAAGGCGCCTGCGTGATCCCCTATGGCACGGTGAGCGCTCTCGAACTGTCCATGATGACGATCATGGACAAGATCGTCATCGACGATTTCAGCCAGTTTCGCGCCGGCAAATTCGGGGCGCTGCGCCCCCATATCGATGCGGGGCTCGTCAGCGAGGAAACCGTCCATGGCGAGCTCTGCGAAATCATCGCCGGCAAGAAGCCCGGCCGCGTGCGTGACGACGAGACGATCCTGTTCTGGCATCGCGGCCTGTCGCTGTCCGACATCGCGTTGGGCGCCGCGATGCTCGAAAAGGCAAAGACGCTAGGCATCGGCCAGACGCTGACCTACGCTTGAACTACGCTTGCGGCGCGAGGGAAAGCAGCTCGCCCGTTCGCACCAGCTCGCGAGCAATCCTTTCGATCTCACGTCCGAGCGGCCGGTCGTCGTCGATGAAAGGCGAGATGGCCCGGATGCTGGCGTGAATGGGCGCCAGTTTCGCTGGGAGTTCCGGGAGACCGGCGAGATCGACGGCCTGTGCCCCTGCCAGCAATTCGAAGGCGGTGAGAAGATCGAGGCGGTCGAGCAGCTCGCCGAGCTTCTGTGCGGCAAGCGCGGAGAAGGTCGCCGCGTCCTCCTGGCCGTCGGCATTGTGGCTGGGCAGGATCGGCACCGGATGGCTGAGATGGATGATCTCGGCGCGCAAGGCTTCCGCCGGCTTCATCAAGGGCCCGAAGCCGGCGCGATCGGCGCTTCCCGACGACAACAGCGGCGGCAGCTCGGAGAAGCCCGCACTCATCAAACGCGCGATGCGCGACACGCTGTCGGTGGCGGCGAGCGCCAGAGCCCGCGCCATGCCGTCAAGCGCCAGCGTCAGATGCGGCATATGGAAATTGCTCGTGCCGATGATCCTCTCCTCGTCGAGAAGCACCACCGGATTGTCGGCGACCGAATTGAGCTCGACGGCGAGCGCCGCCTCGAGTCTTGCCGCCTCGGCGTAAGCCGCGCCATGGACCTGCGGCATGCAGCGGAAGGACAAGGGATCCTGGAAACGCCGCGACTTGTAATCGCCGGCACCGAAGTCGGTGAGGGCCAGCAATTCATCCCCGGCTTCGATTTCACCGGGCTGCGGGCGGATGCGTGTCGCCGGCACGGCGAAAGGCGTGCGGTTTCCGCGAAAGCCGACAAAGGACAGCGCGCCGGCAATCTGCAGCGCTGTCACTGCGCGACGGGCGCGCGCCGCCGCCAGCGCCGCGAGCCCGACCGAGAAAGCGGTGGAGCTGCACAGGACCTGGCCGTCCTTGGGTTTAAGCGCGAGCGGCGCGAGGCCTGCGGACCTCAATACATCCAAAGCAGGCTTGCGTTCGCCACTCACGAGAATCTCGCCTTCGCCGATCAGCGCATGAGGCAGCGCCGCCATGGCGACAAGATCGCCGGCGCCGATCGAGGCGTGACGCGGCATCACCGGCACGATATCGCGATTGAGAATTTCGGCGAGATGATCTGCGATGCCGGGACTCGCTCCGGCGGCGCCCGACAGCAGCGTGTTCAGCCGCGTGACAATGACGGCACGCACCTCGCGCGGGCTGAGCGGCGCGCCGACGCCCTGGGCGCGGCCGCGCACCATGCGGACGCTGAAATCCGCCAGAGCCGCGGGATCGAGCATCTGCCCCGCCCGCGCACCGAGACCGGTATTGAGGCCATAGACCGGTATGCCGGCCTGAATATGCTGTTCGACGACGCGCCGGCCCTTGGCGAGCAAAGGCCGCACGCCTTCGTCGATGACGACTTTCTCGCCATCCGCGACGCGCTCGACGCTTTTCGCATCGAGCGAACGTCCATCGAGGATCACGGCCGCCATGCCAGCATGGCTTCGGCGATCCGGCGCAGGACCGGCTTGAGCTTCGCCACCTTGGCCGGATCCAGCCGGGTCGAGCCGTCGTCCATCAGATGGCAGTCCTGGCCCTTTTCCATCTGAACGACATGCACATCCTCCCGCGGCTTGCCATATTGGCGCGTGATATAGCCGCCGACGAAACGGCCATTGGAAACCTGCGTGAGGCCGCTCGCCTGCATCACCTGCTCGATCGCGGTCTGAAGACCCGGCGCGCAGCTTTCGCCCTTCACCGTACCGAGATTGAGATCGGGCAGCGTGCCGGAAAAGAGGCGCGGCACCCGCGAGGCGATGGAATGGCAATCGTAGAGCAGCGCATAACCGTGGCGCGCCTTCACCCGCGCGATCTCGGCGGCAAGTGCGTCATGATAGGGCTGCCAATAGGCCGCGCGGCGGCGTGCGACCTCTTCTTCCGGCACGCTGCCGCCATCCAGATAAATGGGCGTGCCGTCGAATTCGATCGGCGGGCAGAGGCCGGTCGTCGCCTGGCCCGGATAGAGGCTTTCGTCCTCAGGCGGCCGGTTGAGGTCGATCACATAGCGGCTGACATTGGCGCGGATCATGCCGGCGCCGAGCTGGGGCGCGAAATCATAAAGCTGCTCGACATGCCAGTCGGTGTCGGGAAGCGTCCGCGCATGCGGCGTCAGCCGCGCCTCGATGTCGGCGGGAAGATCCGTGCCGGCATGCGGCACCGAGAAAATCAGGGGGCTGTCGCCCGGGCGGAGCTCGAAAAGTGTAGTCATGGTCGGAACCTATCTTGCATGTGGATAAAGCGGTAGACGAAAATCGACCGGCTTCTATACTGGCGGCGGGGGCAGGTTCCGCCGAGCGAAGGTGACGATGGATCAGGACATCGCGCTTCATGGTCCGGCCCGGTTGCGCGCAGACCGCGAACCCGCGGCCTTCGCCATGGCCTTCGTCAATTCCTACGATCCGGTGCGGGCCGTCCCCGATCTCTTCGCCAATCCCGAATATTGCCGCGTTTTCCTGAGCGAATGGTGCGAGCTGGACTGGGATCTCGACTGGGGCAGGCTGGCGCGGCGCCTGCAGCTCTATCGCGACGACCTGCGTGCCATGCTCTCCCGCTTCGTCGCCGGCGACGTGGCGATGGCGGACTTCACCGCCTATCTCGACCACAAGCTCGACCACTGGGCGTGGATCGCCCATCCCGTAGAGGACGGGAAGACCTTCCGCGTCCTGTTCGTGCCATCGCCGCATCTCAAGCCTGCACAGCATATCGAGGCGGTGGTGACGCGCGGCCTTGCCGATCTCGTGGCGGCGCTGGGACCCAAGCGCCTGCATCGATGCGAAGCGCCGCCTTGCCAGGAATTCTTCGCCGATCACTCCAAGCCCGGACGCCAGCGTTTCTGCAGCAAGCGCTGCGCCACGCGCTTCAATGTAGCGCTGTTCCGCAAGCGTCACGCAATATGAGATAGAACCGACCCTATCTGCTCAGATCGAAGCTAATCATGCCGAAGGGGCCGTGGATCAGATGGTCCGATTTGCCCTCATTGTCGCCGAAGCCGGTAGAGTCCGTGGTCGCGACATTGACATTGCCCCAATATTGCACCTGATAGCCGGCCGCCAGCTTGACACCCGGTGTCATCGCCCAACCAAGCGCCAGCTTGGCATCGGCATTGAAGGACGTCGTATTTTCGTCGGAACACTCGTTGCAGTTCCAATCGCTGTTGGCGTCCGTCTTGATCTTGCCGAAGAGCACGCCCACGCCGCCGTCGAACAGCAGGCTGAGATTTTCGCTGAGCGGCGTATCAGTATTGATCTCCACGCGGGGTCCGACGCCCCAGAAATCATGCTTGATGCGCGCGCCGTTGCTATCGTGGACATCGTTATTCCATTCGGCGTAACGCACGCCGAAAGCGGTGCGCGCCGCAGTCTCGCCCCACATGAAATTATATCCCGCCTGCGCATCCGCATACAAATTATCGGCCCGCAGATCACCCGTGTCCGAACGATTACCCGCGCCAAAATCGGCATATTGGCCGCCAATGGCGAAGTCCCATTCGCTCCAGCGGTAGCCCAGGCGTCCCTGAAGGCCGTACCCGTCGCCGAACGATTCCTTTTCGGTATCGCTGAAAAGCCGCCAATCCTGAATTGCGTCCTCGAAGAAATAGGAACCGGAGACATAGCCGAACACGCCCCCTGCCGGCGCAGGTTCCAGGTCGGCCGCAAAAGCAGCTCCGGACAATGCCAGGACGGCGGCCGCGCCGAGGATTGTGGATTTCATCTGGATCCCCCAATGAGACGAGCCGACAAGATGGCGTCGAGCCGGTCTTTAGTCAAAACAAGCGGGTGTTATCTCGCGGAATTTCCTGAGACTGTGTTCTGCGCGCAACACCCCAAACAACCAGTACAAGAATAATGACCATTCTTTAAATCGAAAGTTGCATTTCGGTGAAGGCACCGCGAGCTTTAGGCGACACCAAGCTCGTGCAACAGGGACGGCACGAAACGGTCGAAAGCGCCCTCTTCCACCATTTGTGCCACGCTTTCGATGTCGGTGGCGAATTCGCGGTCGGTCTCGCGTGACTTGGCCTTGCCGCGGACGAGCTTGTAGGCCTCTTCCAGCGGCTCGGACGAAGCGAGCGGACGGCGGAAGTCGATACCCTCGACGGCGGAGAGGAGTTCGATGGCGATGATGCGCGTCAGATTGGCGTTCATCAGCGTCAGGCGGCGGCCGCCATGGGTCGCCATGCTGACATGGTCTTCCTGATTGGCCGAGGTCGGCACACTGTCGACGCTGGCGGGATGCGAGAGCTGCTTGTTCTCGCTCATCAGCGCGGCGGCCGTGCATTGCGGGATCATGAATCCTGAATTGAGGCCAGGATTGCGGATGAGGAAGGGCGGCAGCAGCGAGATGGTCGGGTCGATCAGAGCGGCGATACGGCGCTCGCTGATCGAGCCCATTTCGGCGACCGCCATGGCGATGATGTCGGCGGCGAAGGCGACCGGCTCGGCATGGAAGTTGCCGCCCGACAGCACAGCACCGTCCTCGGCGAAGACGAGCGGGTTGTCGGAGACGCCATTGGCTTCGATGACGAGGGTACGCGCCGCATTGGTGAGGATGTCGAGGCAGGCACCCATGACTTGCGGCTGGCAGCGGAAGGAATATGGATCCTGCACGCGGTCGTCGCCCGAGACATGCGAGGCGCGGATGGCGCTGCCCGCCATCAGACGGCGATAGTGCTTGGCTGCGAGCTCCTGTCCCGGATGCGGCCGCAAGCGGTGGATGCGTGGATCGAAGGGCGTGTCGGAGCCCATCACCGCATCGACGGAAAGAGCGCCCGCGAGGATCGCCGCCGCGGCATTGCGCTCGGCGGCGATGAGGCCGTTGAGCGCGAGCGCCGTCGACACTTGCGTGCCATTGAGAAGTGCTAGCCCTTCCTTGGGTCCGAGTGGCACGGGCGCGAGACCCGCTGCCTTGAGCGCCTCGGCGCCGGGAACGCGCTTGCCTTTGACGAAGGCCTCGCCCTCGCCGATCAACACCAGCGAGAGATGGGCGAGCGGCGCCAGATCGCCCGAGGCGCCGACCGAGCCCTGGCCCGGAATCACCGGCAG
This genomic stretch from Nordella sp. HKS 07 harbors:
- a CDS encoding CGNR zinc finger domain-containing protein, translated to MDQDIALHGPARLRADREPAAFAMAFVNSYDPVRAVPDLFANPEYCRVFLSEWCELDWDLDWGRLARRLQLYRDDLRAMLSRFVAGDVAMADFTAYLDHKLDHWAWIAHPVEDGKTFRVLFVPSPHLKPAQHIEAVVTRGLADLVAALGPKRLHRCEAPPCQEFFADHSKPGRQRFCSKRCATRFNVALFRKRHAI
- the hutH gene encoding histidine ammonia-lyase codes for the protein MTIRIGDSPITLAFIRQALAGPITIELSPEARAAISRSAETVTKLLATGDAIYGVNTGFGKLAKQRIAASDLSALQLNIVRSHAAGVGAPLDLSVVRAIMLLKINALSQGASGISLKAMETLASLLNQDILPVIPGQGSVGASGDLAPLAHLSLVLIGEGEAFVKGKRVPGAEALKAAGLAPVPLGPKEGLALLNGTQVSTALALNGLIAAERNAAAAILAGALSVDAVMGSDTPFDPRIHRLRPHPGQELAAKHYRRLMAGSAIRASHVSGDDRVQDPYSFRCQPQVMGACLDILTNAARTLVIEANGVSDNPLVFAEDGAVLSGGNFHAEPVAFAADIIAMAVAEMGSISERRIAALIDPTISLLPPFLIRNPGLNSGFMIPQCTAAALMSENKQLSHPASVDSVPTSANQEDHVSMATHGGRRLTLMNANLTRIIAIELLSAVEGIDFRRPLASSEPLEEAYKLVRGKAKSRETDREFATDIESVAQMVEEGAFDRFVPSLLHELGVA
- a CDS encoding ornithine cyclodeaminase family protein; protein product: MTSGGSIRFTWLNGPDIARLAMTDGEILAAVEGGLLAQGRGQTVIEPRMHLTPDPAFRGHFNVLRGYVAPLSLAGVKIVGDYVDNWQKGLPSEMALLNLFDPRTGMPVAILDATAITEMRTGALTALGARHLARKDSKILGHVGARGTSYWNIRLLDHLFSFDEIRVHSRRKESREAFAETLARDLGKKIIVTEDWRNCLEGADIMVEASRLETREETFKTSWIGKGACVIPYGTVSALELSMMTIMDKIVIDDFSQFRAGKFGALRPHIDAGLVSEETVHGELCEIIAGKKPGRVRDDETILFWHRGLSLSDIALGAAMLEKAKTLGIGQTLTYA
- a CDS encoding Lpg1974 family pore-forming outer membrane protein — protein: MKSTILGAAAVLALSGAAFAADLEPAPAGGVFGYVSGSYFFEDAIQDWRLFSDTEKESFGDGYGLQGRLGYRWSEWDFAIGGQYADFGAGNRSDTGDLRADNLYADAQAGYNFMWGETAARTAFGVRYAEWNNDVHDSNGARIKHDFWGVGPRVEINTDTPLSENLSLLFDGGVGVLFGKIKTDANSDWNCNECSDENTTSFNADAKLALGWAMTPGVKLAAGYQVQYWGNVNVATTDSTGFGDNEGKSDHLIHGPFGMISFDLSR
- the hutG gene encoding N-formylglutamate deformylase — protein: MTTLFELRPGDSPLIFSVPHAGTDLPADIEARLTPHARTLPDTDWHVEQLYDFAPQLGAGMIRANVSRYVIDLNRPPEDESLYPGQATTGLCPPIEFDGTPIYLDGGSVPEEEVARRRAAYWQPYHDALAAEIARVKARHGYALLYDCHSIASRVPRLFSGTLPDLNLGTVKGESCAPGLQTAIEQVMQASGLTQVSNGRFVGGYITRQYGKPREDVHVVQMEKGQDCHLMDDGSTRLDPAKVAKLKPVLRRIAEAMLAWRP
- the hutH gene encoding histidine ammonia-lyase, coding for MAAVILDGRSLDAKSVERVADGEKVVIDEGVRPLLAKGRRVVEQHIQAGIPVYGLNTGLGARAGQMLDPAALADFSVRMVRGRAQGVGAPLSPREVRAVIVTRLNTLLSGAAGASPGIADHLAEILNRDIVPVMPRHASIGAGDLVAMAALPHALIGEGEILVSGERKPALDVLRSAGLAPLALKPKDGQVLCSSTAFSVGLAALAAARARRAVTALQIAGALSFVGFRGNRTPFAVPATRIRPQPGEIEAGDELLALTDFGAGDYKSRRFQDPLSFRCMPQVHGAAYAEAARLEAALAVELNSVADNPVVLLDEERIIGTSNFHMPHLTLALDGMARALALAATDSVSRIARLMSAGFSELPPLLSSGSADRAGFGPLMKPAEALRAEIIHLSHPVPILPSHNADGQEDAATFSALAAQKLGELLDRLDLLTAFELLAGAQAVDLAGLPELPAKLAPIHASIRAISPFIDDDRPLGREIERIARELVRTGELLSLAPQA